GTGCGCCTGGACGAAGGCCCGGATCGCCCCGCCGGAGACCTGACCGCAGTACTGCCGGTAGCCCGTGGAGGTCGAGTAGTCGCCGTCCTCCTTCGGGGCGCCCCAGTGGGCCATGGCGATCGTCTTGCCCGTCGGGAACTTCCCGCGCGAGGCGTCCCACGGCACCGCGATGAACTTGCGCGTCGCGTTGTCGTCGCGGAACTTGGCGGCGAGGGTCTTGAGGTCGTCGAGCTGCTGGCCGGTGACGGCGTCGGGGTCGTAGAAGACGATGTTGTAGCCGTGCTCGAGGTTGTGGACGAGCTCCTCGAGGCGCGGGGCGTCGCTCTTGGAGTAGAAACCGCGGCTGTTGATCGTCGCCGGGGCGGCGAAGTGCCGGCCGTGGCTCGGCGGCGCGGTGTCGTAGTCGATCTTGACGCTCGGGTCGTTCTCGTGGTCGCCGTCGTTCGCCCCGACCTTGTCGGTCTGGGTCGTGTCGCAGGCGGCGAGCGCGGTCGGGACGCCGAGCTCCTCGAACGCCCGCTTCTTCTCCTTGTCCTTGTTCACGATCGAGACGACCGGGATCGCGATCAGCGTGGCCGCGATCAGGATGCCGACGCCGCCGAAGAGGAACGTCTTGCGGCGTTCGGCCGCCTTCTGCTGCCGCTTGAGCTCCTCCACCCGTGCCTTGCGGTCCGCTCCCGCGCGGGGTGTCTGCTTCTTCTTCGCCACGGTGTGTGAGCCTTCTCGTCTCTTCGGCAAGGGCAGTCGGGTGGCCGACTTCGCTGCCGGAGTCTACGGAGCGAGTCTTGGAAGCCCGGACGTCGGGCAGACTCGCCGTGTGTCGGGCGCGGAGCGGGAGTGGCGGTCGAGCCGTCCGCTGGACCTGCACCGCACCCTCGGGCCGCTCCGGCGCGGCGCCGGTGACCCGGCCTACCGGGTGGACGCCGACAACGCGATCTGGCGGGCCGTCCGCACCCCGGAGGGGCCGGGCACGATCCGGCTCGCCCTGCGCCGGGGCACGTCGACCGTCGTCGGTTCGGCGTGGGGGCCCGGGGCCGAGTGGCTGCTCGACCGCATCCCGCGGATGTGCGGCGAGGACGACGACGCCGCGGGTTTCGTCCCGGTCCATCCCGTCCTGCGGGACGCCGCGGCCCGCAACCCGGGCTGGCGGATCACCCGCTCGGACCTGGTGGTCGAGGTCCTCGTGCCCTGCATCCTCGAGCAGAAGGTGACCGGTCGGCAGGCCCGCGCGTCCTGGCGCGAGCTGGTGCGGCGCTTCGGTGACCCGGCGCCCGGGCCGGCCCCGGCCGGGATGACGGTGCCGCCCGACGCCGCGACCTGGGCCCGCATCCCTTCCTGGGAGTGGCACCGCGCGGGCGTCGAGCCCGCCCGCTCGAAGGCCGTTCTCGCCGCCTGCCGGTACGCGGGGCGGCTGGAGGAGACCCTCACCCTCGGCT
This window of the Sporichthya brevicatena genome carries:
- a CDS encoding DNA-3-methyladenine glycosylase 2 family protein; the protein is MSGAEREWRSSRPLDLHRTLGPLRRGAGDPAYRVDADNAIWRAVRTPEGPGTIRLALRRGTSTVVGSAWGPGAEWLLDRIPRMCGEDDDAAGFVPVHPVLRDAAARNPGWRITRSDLVVEVLVPCILEQKVTGRQARASWRELVRRFGDPAPGPAPAGMTVPPDAATWARIPSWEWHRAGVEPARSKAVLAACRYAGRLEETLTLGSAVADQRLRALPGIGVWTSAECRQRSHGDPDAVTIGDFHLPHIVGVALTGRRVDDAGMLELLEPYAGHRYRVTRLIELSGLPNPRYGPRLTIQDHRHH
- a CDS encoding DUF3105 domain-containing protein, whose product is MAKKKQTPRAGADRKARVEELKRQQKAAERRKTFLFGGVGILIAATLIAIPVVSIVNKDKEKKRAFEELGVPTALAACDTTQTDKVGANDGDHENDPSVKIDYDTAPPSHGRHFAAPATINSRGFYSKSDAPRLEELVHNLEHGYNIVFYDPDAVTGQQLDDLKTLAAKFRDDNATRKFIAVPWDASRGKFPTGKTIAMAHWGAPKEDGDYSTSTGYRQYCGQVSGGAIRAFVQAHPSSDSPEPNTM